Proteins encoded together in one Plectropomus leopardus isolate mb chromosome 19, YSFRI_Pleo_2.0, whole genome shotgun sequence window:
- the LOC121959324 gene encoding protein PML-like, whose translation MQTSASDGGEKSQQSLVFFDLETTGLGQSCEIVQLAAVSGGHSLNLYVIPRCRMQRGAAKVTGFRVHRQRLYLHRQLVLTNSLREVLVSFIAFLQMLGCPLVIGHNIRRFDCRLLARALDELDLRADFESAVSGCVDTLPLAREMLKELGLQSFRQENLVRELLGMNYKAHDALEDVRALQALYGVLQPTPDLISKHMFTLDTMENKLSAKSKVPCEPAVQRPLWEHFRQTVKVTESNEEEAAR comes from the exons ATGCAAACGTCGGCTTCAGACGGAGGAGAAAAGTCGCAACAGTCGCTGGTTTTCTTTGACTTGGAGACGACTGGACTGG gtCAGAGTTGTGAGATTGTCCAGCTGGCTGCAGTGAGTGGAGGCCACTCTCTCAACCTTTACGTCATCCCTCGATGTCGAATGCAGCGTGGAGCAGCCAAAGTGACCGGATTCAGGGTCCACAGACAGAGACTGTACCTCCATCGCCAGCTTGTTCTCACCAACTCCCTGCGAGAGGTCCTGGTCTCCTTCATAGCTTTCCTTCAGATGCTTGGGTGCCCGCTTGTCATCGGCCACAACATTCGCCGCTTCGACTGTCGGCTGTTGGCTCGAGCTCTCGATGAACTGGACCTCAGAGCAGACTTTGAGTCAGCAGTCTCTGGCTGTGTTGACACACTACCACTGGCTCGAGAGATGCTTAAGGAGCTCGGCCTCCAGAGTTTCCGACAGGAGAACCTGGTCAGGGAGCTGCTGGGTATGAACTACAAGGCCCATGATGCTTTGGAGGATGTGCGAGCATTGCAGGCACTGTATGGCGTGCTTCAGCCCACACCAGACTTGATTAGTAAGCATATGTTCACTCTGGACACCATGGAAAACAAACTATCTGCTAAATCCAAAGTGCCCTGTGAGCCAGCAGTACAGCGCCCCCTGTGGGAGCActtcagacagacagtgaaGGTCACAGAGAGCAACGAAGAAGAAGCCGCAAGGTAG
- the LOC121959029 gene encoding DNA polymerase III PolC-type-like: MSGNKTIVFFDLETTGLDTDVCDIIQVSAICGERVFDVYTLPRRAVTKGAQQVTGFTVGDDGLFRHGRPVDTVPLVDALTSFINFLRSFRRPVLLAAHNARRFDAPVLTRVLQTLSLWQEFQQVVSGFVDTLPLSKNLYPNLGSHSQRNMVRHFLGVDYEAHNAVEDAKMLQELFNSWRPNNGDVSRVTISTYAF; the protein is encoded by the coding sequence ACACTGATGTGTGTGACATCATCCAGGTGTCTGCCATCTGTGGAGAGAGGGTCTTTGACGTCTACACCCTCCCCCGCCGCGCAGTCACCAAGGGCGCCCAACAGGTGACGGGCTTCACTGTCGGTGATGACGGCCTGTTTCGCCACGGGAGACCTGTGGACACCGTCCCTCTTGTTGACGCTCTCACCTCCTTCATTAACTTCCTGCGTTCCTTCCGCCGCCCTGTGCTGCTGGCGGCCCACAATGCACGGCGTTTTGATGCACCAGTGCTCACCAGAGTGCTGCAAACACTCTCCCTGTGGCAGGAGTTCCAGCAGGTGGTGTCTGGGTTTGTGGATACCCTCCCACTAAGCAAGAACCTCTATCCAAATCTTGGCAGTCATTCTCAGAGGAACATGGTCCGCCACTTCCTCGGAGTGGACTACGAAGCCCATAATGCAGTTGAGGACGCCAAGATGCTGCAGGAGCTGTTCAACTCATGGCGCCCCAACAATGGGGACGTCTCAAGAGTTACCATCTCAACCTATGCATTTTAA
- the LOC121959030 gene encoding mannose-6-phosphate isomerase-like: MTKGRLRCNVGDAAHTGQVLKKCFTRMMNCEKKVFVDQLNMLVKRVTEEGAAGKDTSSSNGDLLLRLHSQYPGDIGCFSIYFLNQIVLDPGQAMFLGANEPHAYLYGDCIECMACSDNTVRAGLTPKYIDVNTLCEMLNYNPAPASSKIFPCVQDASDPCVFLYDPPVPDFTVMRIQVPASVKQYTVASVDSASILLVIEGDATATSAAALSDVTLRRGTVLFVSANESVSLHITSQAGMNMFRACCLL; encoded by the exons atgACTAAAGGCAGG CTGCGATGCAACGTGGGAGATGCGGCTCATACGGGCCAGGTGCTGAAGAAGTGCTTCACCAGGATGATGAACTGTGAGAAGAAGGTGTTCGTAGATCAGCTCAACATGCTGGTCAAGAGAGTCACTGAAGAAG GTGCAGCAGGAAAGGACACATCAAGCAGCAACGGAGACCTGCTGCTCCGTCTCCACTCCCAGTACCCTGGAGACATCGGCTGCTTTTCCATCTACTTCCTCAACCAAATAGTCCTGGATCCAGGCCAAGCCATGTTCCTGGGAGCCAACGAGCCTCACGCTTACCTTTATGGAG aCTGTATTGAGTGTATGGCCTGCTCAGACAACACAGTGAGAGCCGGTCTGACACCGAAATACATTGATGTCAACACGCTGTGTGAGATGCTGAACTACAACCCTGCTCCGGCCAGCTCCAAAATCTTCCCGTGTGTTCAGGATGCCTCAGATCCCTGTGTGTTCCTGTACGACCCCCCAGTGCCAGACTTCACTGTCATGAGGATACAG GTCCCAGCCTCGGTGAAGCAGTACACTGTTGCATCAGTTGACAGCGCCAGCATCCTCCTGGTCATCGAAGGCGACGCCACGGCGACCTCTGCAGCTGCCCTCTCTGATGTCACGCTGAGGCGGGGCACCGTCTTGTTCGTCTCAGCCAATGAGAGCGTCTCCCTGCACATCACCTCCCAGGCGGGGATGAATATGTTCCGGGCCTGCTGCCTCCTGTAG